In Aggregicoccus sp. 17bor-14, the following are encoded in one genomic region:
- the sthA gene encoding Si-specific NAD(P)(+) transhydrogenase, with protein MAAQNVADREHDVVVIGSGPGGEGAAMKAAKSGLSVVMVDRYLYVGGGCTHWATIPSKALRQSVREVLEFRRNPLFAELSDNAQFTFPQLLQAANRVVRKQVTMRRDFYLRNHVPVLHGTGRFVDAHTLEVTGEDRAATLLRAKAFVLAVGSRPYRPADVDFTHPRIRDSDTILGLNDTPGIITIYGAGVVGCEYASIFRSLGVKVNLVHSRDKLLDFLDDEIIDALSYHLRELGVVIRHNEEYTKVETTPHGVVLHLKSGKRIKSDVLLWAQGRSGNTDLLNLEALGVKPNGRGQLKVDAHYRLPEQPHVYAVGDVVGAPSLASASYDQGRFAATHLTDPKTDFQLVQNIPVGIYTSPEISSLGRTERELTAAGVPYEVGHTPFRSLARAQITGNTVGMLKLLFHRETLELLGIHCFGDQASEIVHIGQAIMSQKGGANTIEYFVNTTFNYPTMAEAYRVAALNGMNRLS; from the coding sequence GTGGCTGCGCAGAACGTTGCGGACCGGGAGCACGACGTCGTCGTCATCGGCAGCGGCCCCGGAGGGGAGGGCGCCGCGATGAAGGCGGCGAAGAGCGGGCTCTCCGTGGTGATGGTGGACCGCTACCTCTACGTGGGTGGCGGCTGTACCCACTGGGCCACCATCCCGAGCAAGGCGCTGCGGCAGTCCGTGCGCGAGGTGCTCGAGTTCCGGCGCAACCCGCTCTTCGCGGAGCTCTCGGACAACGCGCAGTTCACCTTCCCGCAGCTGCTCCAGGCGGCCAACCGCGTGGTGCGCAAGCAGGTGACGATGCGTCGCGACTTCTACCTGCGCAACCACGTGCCCGTGCTGCACGGCACGGGGCGCTTCGTGGATGCACACACGCTGGAGGTGACGGGCGAGGACCGGGCCGCCACGTTGCTGCGGGCGAAGGCCTTCGTCCTCGCAGTGGGCTCGCGTCCCTACCGGCCCGCGGACGTGGACTTCACCCACCCGCGCATCCGCGACAGCGACACCATCCTCGGGCTGAACGACACGCCGGGCATCATCACCATCTACGGCGCGGGCGTGGTGGGCTGCGAGTACGCGTCCATCTTCCGCAGCCTCGGCGTGAAGGTGAACCTGGTGCACAGCCGCGACAAGCTGCTCGACTTCCTCGACGACGAGATCATCGACGCGCTCAGCTACCACCTGCGCGAGCTGGGCGTCGTCATCCGCCACAACGAGGAGTACACGAAGGTGGAGACCACGCCCCACGGCGTCGTTCTGCACCTCAAGAGCGGCAAGCGCATCAAGAGCGACGTGCTCCTGTGGGCGCAGGGGCGCAGCGGGAACACGGACCTGCTGAACCTGGAGGCGCTCGGCGTGAAGCCCAATGGCCGCGGGCAGCTCAAGGTGGACGCGCACTACCGGCTGCCCGAGCAGCCGCACGTCTATGCCGTGGGAGACGTGGTGGGTGCGCCCAGCCTCGCGAGCGCGAGCTACGACCAGGGGCGCTTCGCGGCGACGCATCTCACCGACCCGAAGACGGACTTCCAGCTCGTGCAGAACATCCCGGTGGGCATCTACACCTCCCCGGAGATCTCCTCGCTCGGGCGCACCGAGCGCGAGCTCACGGCGGCCGGCGTCCCCTACGAGGTGGGCCACACGCCGTTCCGCAGCCTTGCCCGCGCGCAGATCACCGGTAACACCGTGGGCATGCTCAAGCTGCTCTTCCACCGCGAGACGCTCGAGCTGCTGGGCATCCACTGCTTCGGAGACCAGGCCTCGGAGATCGTCCACATCGGCCAGGCCATCATGAGCCAGAAGGGCGGGGCGAACACGATCGAGTACTTCGTGAACACCACGTTCAACTACCCCACCATGGCCGAGGCCTACCGCGTCGCCGCGCTCAACGGCATGAACCGCTTGTCGTGA
- a CDS encoding DUF1801 domain-containing protein — MKKTVSSEAPSASELISQRIAELGDWRGETLARMRKLIRDAVPDVVEEWKWMGTPVWSHGGILCTGESYKSVVKLTFLKGASLSDPSKLFNSSLEGNARRAIDIREGEKVDAAAFKSLVREAAALNGAKKAKPARKARA; from the coding sequence ATGAAGAAGACCGTCTCGAGCGAAGCCCCGTCGGCCTCGGAGCTCATCTCGCAGCGCATCGCCGAGCTCGGCGACTGGCGCGGGGAGACGCTGGCCCGCATGCGCAAGCTCATCCGGGACGCCGTTCCGGACGTGGTCGAGGAGTGGAAGTGGATGGGCACGCCGGTGTGGTCGCACGGCGGCATCCTCTGCACCGGCGAGTCCTACAAGAGCGTGGTGAAGCTCACCTTCCTCAAGGGCGCCTCTCTCTCCGACCCCTCGAAGCTCTTCAACTCGAGCCTCGAGGGCAACGCGCGCCGCGCCATCGACATCCGCGAGGGCGAGAAGGTGGACGCAGCAGCGTTCAAGTCGCTCGTGCGCGAAGCGGCAGCGCTCAATGGCGCGAAGAAGGCGAAGCCTGCGCGCAAGGCGAGGGCCTGA
- a CDS encoding DoxX family protein has product MPPSKAVRAAYWTVTALFCLQIGFTAYAQLALPQVAEAFTHLGFPGYFREELSWAKFIGIAVLLAPVPARLKEWAYAGFAICLVSALIAHFAVGDGPQSWGWAVGTGVLWAVSYACWRRLEAAPASSPALAVGA; this is encoded by the coding sequence ATGCCCCCCAGCAAAGCCGTTCGCGCCGCCTACTGGACCGTCACCGCGCTCTTCTGCCTGCAGATTGGATTCACCGCATACGCGCAGCTCGCGCTGCCGCAGGTGGCGGAGGCCTTCACCCACCTCGGCTTCCCCGGCTACTTCCGCGAGGAGCTCTCGTGGGCGAAGTTCATCGGCATTGCGGTGCTGCTCGCGCCCGTGCCTGCGCGCCTGAAGGAGTGGGCCTACGCGGGCTTCGCCATCTGCCTCGTCTCCGCGCTCATTGCGCACTTCGCGGTGGGTGACGGGCCGCAGTCGTGGGGCTGGGCCGTGGGCACCGGCGTGCTCTGGGCAGTCTCGTACGCCTGCTGGCGCCGCCTCGAGGCCGCGCCCGCCTCCTCCCCCGCCCTCGCGGTGGGCGCATGA
- a CDS encoding SRPBCC family protein — translation MIRRERYAPGAASGAEIRKDGDAWTLVLVRDLRHPPERVWEAITQPEHLREWAPYDSDRSLVTTGSVNLTTVGTPTPQVMESRVKRADAPRVLEVTWGSQDMRWELEPTAEAGTRLTLWHNIDRGFIAMGAAGWHICLDVLEHALAGEPLGRLVGMDAFKFDGWQRLHKEYAAQFGLSTQPSPPFPRT, via the coding sequence ATGATCAGACGTGAGCGATACGCGCCGGGGGCTGCCTCCGGTGCCGAGATCCGCAAGGACGGAGACGCGTGGACGCTGGTGCTCGTGCGCGACCTGCGCCACCCGCCCGAGCGCGTGTGGGAGGCGATCACCCAGCCCGAGCACCTGCGCGAGTGGGCGCCCTATGACTCGGACCGCAGCCTCGTGACGACCGGCAGCGTGAACCTCACCACCGTCGGGACTCCGACGCCGCAGGTCATGGAGAGCCGCGTGAAGCGGGCAGACGCCCCCCGCGTGCTCGAGGTCACCTGGGGCAGCCAGGACATGCGCTGGGAGCTCGAGCCGACGGCGGAGGCGGGCACGCGGCTCACGCTCTGGCACAACATCGACCGCGGCTTCATCGCCATGGGCGCCGCGGGCTGGCACATCTGCCTCGACGTGCTCGAGCACGCGCTCGCCGGAGAGCCCCTCGGCCGCCTCGTCGGCATGGACGCCTTCAAGTTCGACGGCTGGCAGCGCCTGCACAAGGAGTACGCAGCACAGTTCGGTCTCTCCACGCAGCCCTCTCCCCCTTTCCCGAGGACCTGA
- a CDS encoding helix-turn-helix transcriptional regulator: protein MESSFTIVAEPTRRAILGLLLSSERSVGELEQELQLSQPAVSKHLRVLREAGFVEARVEAQRRLYRLRPEPLMEIDAWLIPFRRYWSKHVDALERHLDKMEKKR, encoded by the coding sequence ATGGAGTCATCGTTCACCATCGTCGCCGAGCCCACGAGGCGCGCCATTCTCGGGCTGCTGCTCTCCTCGGAGCGCTCCGTGGGGGAGCTCGAGCAGGAGCTGCAGCTCTCGCAGCCCGCCGTCTCCAAGCACCTGCGGGTGCTGCGCGAGGCGGGCTTCGTGGAGGCGCGCGTCGAGGCGCAGCGGCGCCTCTATCGCCTGCGGCCCGAGCCCCTCATGGAGATCGATGCCTGGCTCATCCCCTTCCGGCGCTACTGGTCGAAGCACGTGGACGCGCTGGAGCGTCACCTCGACAAGATGGAGAAGAAGCGATGA